The stretch of DNA CATTATGACGGCACAATATCGGCTGTGATTACAGAGACGGTCGAGCATATCTATCTACGCACGGGTGACGCTTTCACTTGGCCCGCCCGTGTGCGCGACGCTGCCCCGCAGTTCGCCACACCCCTGCCCGCCAGCGCCATGACACGCGGTATTCCAGACGCCCCTATCACAAGCAAGAGCGCGAAGGTATTACGCGGCGGCGGGGCAGAGACAATTGGCGCGGGCGTGTTTCAGCCGTCTGAAGTTGACCAGTTTCAATCCGTCACCCCGCAAAGCTTGCTTGGGCGTATCACAGAAAGTGTCGGTAATTTTGAAGCTCTGTGGCCAGAAATCCATGAGAGCTTTAATAGCGGCGGCACAATCAGCGGCGCGCTGCTTGAAATTAAGGGCCGCATTCACCGCTGGCCGACAGTTGGTCATGCCTGCGAGATATATTCCGCTGTGCAGGACGCAAACCCTTACACCCGCCTCGCCGCGCACCATATTGTTGATCCAGTATCAGGGCAAAGCTGGGCGAGCTTTTTCGCGTCTGGCTGTGTCTTTGATTTGGAAAGCCGAAAGCTTGTCAAAACACCAGAGGCGCGAATAAAAGCGCTTAAATCTATCGCCTTGCCCGAATTGGCGGCTTAGGTACTTAACGCAACACGTTGCAGCATAGCGCGCAAGGCATCTGTGGCCAGCATTGGATTATGCAGCGGGAAAAGATGATCAAGACTGTCATCGCTGTGTATGTTTTGCGCCCCCACAATCCGCCTGACTTTCGCTTGGACTGACTCTGTGGATGGGCTGTTTTTTCCTGCAAAAATAATCTGGCGCTTTTCTGGCAGGGATTTAATGGCGCGAAAGGTATCATGGCCTTGGGCGCAAAAAATGGCTTGTTCCCATAACGGTGCGCACGCCAATTGCACGCCGCCTTCATGGGGCAATAATCCGCCTGTCAAATAATCGCGCAGAACATCATCCGTCATATGTTTAAACACACCGCGCCCATGGTAATTATCAAAGGCGGCCTCGGCGCTGTCAAAGACATCCCGTCGTCGTCCCGCCCGTGCGGCAATGGGCAAATTTTTGCGCATGAAATTGCGTGTGGGTTTTAGCCGTGACAAACGCCCCAAAAGCGGCGGCATAATCACCGGGTCAAATCCAACGTAACCTGCGCATTTCGGGCCCAAATCTTTAGCCGCCAAAATGAGGGATACTGCGCCAAAGCTATGTCCCGCCATCACGACAGGGGCTTTGACATAATGGTCGCAAAAATAAAGCAGGTCATCGCGAAACACATGCCAATTGGGCAAATTATCAGGCGTCGTCGGCAAGGTCGAAAAACCGTGACCCCGCATATCCAGCGCGACGGCATGCACCCCCAGCGGCTCTAATATTGTCGCATAGCTCTGCGCGTTAAAGCCATTGGCATGAATAAAGACCAGCTTTAGCGGATTGCTCACCCGACCAAAATGCAAAGCCGACAGCGTGCCGCCGCCGCCCACGCTTGGCGGCAAGGCGTATTCGCGGCGCGTGGATGGGATGGCCTTTATCATAGGCTTTATACGGGCGGTCCTGGCGAAGGGGTTTAAAAACCCCTATCCGCGCAACACGCCGCCCGCTTTACCAACTTGCGCGATGATCTTGGCGCTGACGACTTCGATATCTTTATCGGTCAAAGTCGCGTCTTTTGGTGTGAGCGTCACATCAATCGCAAGCGACTTATGACCATCATCCACGCCTTGCCCTTGGTAGATATCAAATAGCGACACATCGGTAATCAACGCTTTGTCTGCGCCTTTGGCTGCTTTCAAAATATCGCCCGCTGCGACCTCGTCTTTGACAATAAAGGCAAAATCGCGGTGCACAGGCATTAAGTCTGACAACGCCAAAGCCGCTTTGGATTTGGACGCGGATTTCTTGCGCGGCGCAGGTAGGTTTTCAGGCCAGACCTCAAAGGCGACAACACGGCCATCAATGCCCAGCGCCTTGAGCGCGCGCGGGTGAAGTTCACCAAAATCAGCGAGGATATTTTTCGGCCCCATTTGAAGGCGCCCAGACCGCCCCGGATGCCAATAGGGGCCTAACGGCTTAGAGAGCTGTAGATTATCAACGGACGCGCCCATCGCCGATAGCGCCGCCGTGGCGTCGCCTTTCACCGTTAGCGCGTCAACGATGCGCATGCCCCGCCAATGACGCTCATCATCGACACGCCGCAAACCCGCCAAGGCGAGCGCTTGATCATCAGGGTTTAGACCACGGTAAACAGGGCCAAGCTCAAACAGGCTTGCGCCTGGATAGCCTTTGTCCGCGTTGCGCTGCGCAGCCAGCAGTAAATGAATAAGCGCAGAGGGCCGCATGCAATCCAAATCAGATGAAATGGGATTATCAAGCAGCAATGCCTCATCACCGCCGCCAAAGACCTTGGCATGGTCCTGCAAAACGAAAGACCACGTAATCGCCTCTGACAGGCCGCGTCCTGCGAGGGCGCGGCGGGCCAGCCGTGTGCGGTTTTGCAAGAGTGTCGCTGTCGGTTCGCGCCGTCCGGGCAGTGGCGGCAGGGACAGCGCCTCCAAATTATGAAAGCCGTGAATGCGCGCAATATCCTCGACCAGATCTGCGCCTTCGACCGCGTCACGCCGCCATGTCGGCACAGACACGCTCCACACATCACCTTGGCGTTTTACGCCAAAACCTAGCTGCGTTAAAATGGCGTCCATACGGTCATCAGATAGCTCCAACCCCGTTAGGCGCGTGACCAATTCAGGTTCAAACATTATGGGCTCTGGCGCAGCTGGCACATCGCCCGCGACAGTTATGTCGCTAGCCTCGCCGCCGCATAAATCCAGAATTAATTGCGTCGCCATTTCCATACCGTCGATCAAGAAGCCTGTATCAACGCCGCGCTCAAAACGGTATTTCGCGTCAGAATTAATCCCCAGACGTTTCGCCGTTTTACGAATAGTCAGCGGATCAAAATAGGCGCATTCAATAAAGACGTCCGTTGTGCAGTCGTCACAGCCTGTGGAGACACCGCCCATAATCCCGCCAAGGCCCAGCACGCCGCTATCATCGGCAATGGCGCAATCCTCAGTACCAATGATATAGTCTTTATCATCAAGCGCGGTGAAGCTCTCATTACCTCCCATCCGCGCGCGAATGGTGCCTGACAGCTTGGCGACATCATAGACATGCAACGGACGGTCACGGTCATAGGACATATAATTGGTAATATCGACCAGCGTCGAGATAGGCCGTAGGCCAATCGCTTTTAGCTTATCTTGCAGCCATTTCGGAGACGGGCCGTTTTTAACGCCGCGCACAACACGGCCCACAAATGTGGGGCAGGCCTGCGGCGCATCAATCTCGACACTCACGGGGCAAGGAAACGCCCCTGTCACGGGCTTAATCGCGGGCGTAATTAATTGCCCCAAACCCACAGCCGCAAGGTCGCGCGCAATGCCGTGCACACCCAGCCAGTCGGGGCGGTTCGGCGTGACTTCAAAATCAATTACGGGATCATTCACCCCCAGCGCTTCAGCCAAGGGTGTGCCCATCGCAAAGCTGTCATCGAGATCCATAATACCGTCATGATCATCGCCAAGGTTAAGCTCTCGCGAGGAGCACATCATACCAGAGCTCTCAACACCGCGAATTTTGCGCGGCTTTTTATCCAGAGAAAAATCAGCGCCCGGAATATAAGCGCCCATTGGGGCATAGGCCACCGTCATACCGGCCCGCGCATTGGGGGCACCGCAGACAATTTGCATCTCGCCGTCAACGGTATCAACTGTGCAAACCTTTAGCTTATCCGCGTCGGGGTGCTTTACGGCTGTTTTCACCTTGGCAATGGTAAACGCCGCCAGCTCTTCGGCAGGGTTATGCACGCCTTCGACTTCCAGCCCCGCAAGGGTCATCGCCACAACAACCGCGTCGATTGTGGCGTCAGTTTTTAAATGCTCTTTGAGCCAAGACAGTGTGAATTTCATGAGGGTCTCTTAATTATTGGTCTTAAGGCGCGCGGCGGCGGTTTGGTCAATATAATTTTGGAAATAATCAACGGTCGTATCTTTGATTTCGCAGCTGTTCACTGGCTTGGGCTGCTTGCGGTCAAGGAAACTGACCGTCCAGCAATCCTCAAAAACAGAACAGTAACACACATTAAGATCAAGGCCGTCCATGGGCGTTCCGTATTCTCCGCGTAAGTACGCGCCAAGCTCTGAACCCGCCGCCCCCATACGGTAACGGCGCGGCTCTATGCTATCACCAGCGCGCAAATATCCAGCGGCAGAGGCTGTCACAGGAAAGCCGACATTGGACCGCATACGGCCGTTCATAATAACGCCGTCAAAATCCGCTATAGTCTCGATTGGTTCGCCGTTTTGTGTTGGGATAACCCGCTGAATATGGGCCAGCCCCGCCCCGACATTATTAAGGCGCACAACAAAGACCGCATTGCTACGGTCACCAATATTTTCATAACCCATATCAATATCAATAATCGGCAGCACCCGCGCCTTTTGTGTTTCCTGCGCCATGTTTAAATTGGCGCGCGAAGTCACAACACCGATCAGTGACAAAAGCAGCGCACAAAGACCCGTCGTCAGTCCAATATCAATCCGCTTTAGCAGAGACTTGGAAGGGTTGTTAAGTTGGCTCTGATCGGTGCTACCATCTGGAATTGTCATGATGTGTGTCCTGTGTCTAATGTGTGCAATAATGCATCCATAAGATTATCAAGATTTGTCATAATATCATCATTCCAATATCGAACAACACGATAACCTTGCTCCGTTAACCAGTGGTCACGCTGAACATCTTTAGACTTTTGCGGCTCAAGCGCGTGATGCTCTCCGTCAACTTCAATTACAACTTTTGCGCTATGGCAGGCAAAATCAACAATATAATCCCCCATGGGAACTTGACGTCGGAAATGAAATCCGACTGGTTTGAAATCTCGCAACGCCGCCCACAACTTTACTTCGGCTGGAGTCGCGTCACGACGCAGTCTGCGAGCAGTTGATATAAGTTGAGTGCGCAGCATAATTTATATGTCCGCAATTGCGGACACCCCCCACCCTAACCCTCCCCACAGGGGGGAGGGAATATTTTGGCTTGAAACCTTTAAAGCCCTCCCCTTGACGGGGAGGGTTGGGTGGGATGACGTCCAAAATGACATTAACTCAATCCCGTTGCCATATTGGCCTGCAACAACGGATCGAAACCGTAATGGCTGAGCCAGCGCGTGTCGCCCGCGAACATATCGCGCAAATCTGGCATGCCGTATTTCAGCATAGCGAGGCGGTCGACGCCCATGCCAAAAGCAAAGCCTTGGTATTCATCAGGGTCGAGGTTGCACGCACGCAGCACATTGGGATGCACCATGCCGCAGCCGAGGATTTCCATCCAGCTTTCGCCCGTGCCGATTTTAATCGCCGCACCGTCACGTTCATAACGCACATCCATTTCGGCGGAGGGTTCAGTAAAGGGGAAGTGATGCGGGCGAAACTGCACATCCACATCGGTTTCAAAAAATGCACTGACAAAATCCATCAACACACCCTTGAGGTGGCCCATGTGAATGCCTTTGTCGATGACAAGACCTTCGACTTGGTGGAACATCGGCGTGTGCGTCTGGTCACTATCACAGCGGTAAGTGCGGCCCGGCGCAATGATGCGGATTGGCGGTTTTTCAGATAGCATTGTGCGAATTTGCACAGGCGACGTGTGTGTACGCAGAACCTTCTGCTCTCCATCCGCATCGGGCTTCATAAAAAATGTGTCATGCATATCGCGCGCAGGGTGGCCGGGCGGAAAGTTTAGCGCGGTGAAATTATGAAAGTCATCTTCAATGTCTGGCCCTTCGGCCACAGAAAATCCCATATCAGAAAAGATAACGGCCATTTCTTCCATGACTTGCTGCACAGGATGGAGCGTACCCGCCGCGCGCCCGACAGGCAGGGACATATCCATCGTCTCGCTCGCCAATGCCGCATCAAGGGCTGCGTCTTCCAGCACGGTTTTGCGCGCTTCAATCAGCGCTGCAATATCGCGCTTTAGCCCGTTGAGCGCGGGACCCATGACCTTTTTTTCCTCAATCGACATTTTGCCGAGGCCAGCCATCATGGCGCTAATTTCGCCTTTTTTGCCCAAGGCCGACACGCGAATATCATCCAGCGCACGAAGCTCAGACGCGGCCTCTATTTGGGCGGCAAATTTATCTTTCACAGTGTCTAACTCTGACATGGTATTTCCTTGCTAAAATCCGCCGTCTTTTGGCGGGTTTTGAGGGGCGGGTCAACAGGCGCAATATATCCAACGATCATAGCGACGCTAACCCCATCTTAGGATATTTGCGTTATCCCTACAGCCATGAAACGGCTGGGATATATATTGGGATTAGGGTTTGTTTTAGGCGGCTGTGGGACATCGCCGGATATGGCCCCTGCCCCTGTGACGGAGCGCAGCACTAACGCGCGACTTTATACCCCTGCGCCAGCGGGCACATTGGCCTTGCCCGACCGCGTCGCGTTTTTACAAAAAGACAAGCGCTGGGGCGGTGACCGTCTAGGCGGCACCAAACATGAGACCATCGCCACAGATGGATGCGTGGTCACGGCGACGGCGATGGCGCTGACCAACCTCGGCTTTGAAACCAACCCTGGGGATTTAAACGCGCGGTTGATTGCAGAGGATAGCTTTACCTCACGCGGCTGGCTGATTTGGGACGGTATTCGCAAGGTCACGGACGGCGGGGCCTATGCCAAATTTTATAACACCGTTAGCGCCGATATTATCGACGGTTGTCTGGCGGACGGCTATTATCCGCTGACACGGTTCGTGCTGCCGAATGGCCGCACACATTGGGCCATGGTCGTCGCGCGCGACGGGCGCGGCTATCACATGCGCGATCCCTTGCGACAATCAAACAGTCCGCTAATTTTTCCGCGCGGCGCAGACGCCTTTAAATCTGTGCGCTGTATTGGCGTGAAACGAACATAGATTTCGTACATAGCCACCGCACGCTATATTTGCTAAACTCATTTCATGCGGACAATTGCAAACATATTTTGGGTTATTTTGGGCGGCTGGTTATCGGCCCTGCTATGGATATTGGCGGCCATATTAATGGCGATTAGCATTATCGGTATTCCGTGGGCGCGGGCCTGTGTTGATATTGCCAAATTTTCCTTCTGGCCCTTTGGTTCCCGCCTTGTCCCGCGCGCGCAAGTAACAGATCGGAATGATATGGGCACAGGCGGCTTGGGCCTTATTGGCAATATTATCTGGTTTATTTTGGGCGGATGGTATCTTGCGCTGTCACATTTGGTCATGGGGCTTGCGTGGTGCATCACTATTATCGGCATCCCGTTTGGTGTGGCGCATTTTCGTCTGTCCCGTCAGGCGCTTGCCCCCATCGGCATGATGGTTGTCCCGCGCGAGGTCGCCGCGCGGCATTGATATAATTTAATTTGTTCTTGCAATGTTCTACACCTTGTGCTTTGAGAGAGTACAAGGAGAACGCGCATGGTTGCCCGTATCACAACAGTCGCCTTTGAAGGGGCCGAAGCGCGCAAGGTTGATGTGCAGGTGCAAATTCTGCCCGGAAAATCTAATTTCGCCATTGTGGGTCTCGCTGACAAAGCGGTGTCAGAGGCGCGCGAGCGGGTGCGCTCTGCTTTTGCCGCAGTTGGACTGCAACTCCCGTTTAAGCGGCTCGTGATTAATCTGGCCCCCGCAGACCTTCCCAAAGAGGGCGCGCATTATGACTTGCCCATTGCGCTGGGCGTTATGGCAGCGATTGGCGCTGTGCCAGCGGACGCGATTGCTGATTTTGTCGCCATTGGAGAGCTGGCGCTGGACGGGACAATTTCGCCTGTGCCGGGGGCGTTACCCGCCGCAGTCTGCGCGAGCGCGTCTAACCTTGGACTAATTTGCCCTGAGCCCAATGGGGCAGAGGCGGCGTGGGCGGGGGATCTTCCTTTGCTCGCGCCGCATAATCTTATTCAACTGATTAATCATTTTAAGGGCACGCAAGTGCTGTCGCGGCCCAAACCCGGTGAAATGCTGGAAGACGCGAGCCTGCTGGATATGCGCGATGTGCGCGGTCAAGAAACGGCTAAACGCGCGCTAGAAGTCACAGCGGCAGGTGGCCATAATATGTTGATGGTCGGACCGCCGGGGTCTGGTAAATCTATGTTGGCAGCACGGTTGCCGGGGCTACTGCCCCCGCTAGAGGCGCGCGAACTGCTTGATGTATCCATGGTGCATTCCGTGGCGGGACTGCTCGATAAAGGGGCCTTGTCGCGCGCACGGCCATACCGCACACCGCACCATAGCGCGTCTATGGCGGCCATGGTCGGCGGCGGGAATAAAGCCAAGCCGGGCGAGGCGTCATTGGCCCATTGCGGGGTGTTATTCCTTGATGAGTTGCCTGAATTTACAGCCCAAGTCTTGGATAGTTTGCGTCAACCGCTAGAGACGGGCGAAATATCCGTGGCGCGGGTCAATGCCCATGTGCGTTATCCAGCACGGTTTCAACTGATTGCCGCCATGAACCCGTGCCGTTGCGGCACGGCCGGCGCGGACGGTGTGGCGTGTCGCCGTGGTGAACGGTGTGCCGTGGATTATCAAGCGCGTATATCTGGCCCCTTTATGGACCGAATTGATATTCAAATTGATGTGCCCGCTGTCACACCCGCTGATTTGGCTTTGCCGCCGTCCACCGAAGGCACAGCAGACATTGCCGCCCGTGTCGCGCGCGCCCGCAGCGCTCAATTAGCCCGAAACGGCGGTGTAACCAATGCTTCCCTGCGCACAGACCAGCTTGACCATGTCGCCGAGCCAGACCGCGAAGGACGCGCCCTTTTGACCCAAGCGGCAGAAACCTTAGGCCTGACCGCGCGCGGTTATCACCGCGTCTTGCGCGTGGCGCGCACTTTGGCTGATTTATCAGGATCAGAACATATTCACCGCTTACACATTGCCGAAAGCTTGTCTTTGCGGCGTGCGCGACGAGGACTAAACTCTGGGACCTCATCGCGTATGGGGTCAAAAACTTCAAATCGCAGTCCTTATTCCCGGTAGCAGTCCTTATTCCCGGTAAAAGAACTGTCACCACGACCTGATTGACCGTGAAACAGCCAATTTATATCAAATCTGGGCGTCATGCCCCTTAACGACACGCCAAAAGTGTTAAATGCTGTCGCAAAACCTTAGTAAATTACGAGGCAGTCCCAAAAAACCGCATTATAGTGAGTTTTGGTAAGACAATTTTTATAATCATTTACCATGTTGGTCGTAATTATGATGGGATTACGCGAATCAGTGTTGCCTATTGACAGGGTTGGCATCACGCAAGCCCTCTCACATTGGGGATAAGAATGTCACCAGACGAAATTTTTGCGGCCCATATGTGGCCTTGGCCAGACCCGCTCTTAAAACGGGACGGTATGGGACGCATTATTTTTGTAAATGCTGCATTTTTGCAAATGTACGGTGGCCGCGTCGAAGATTGGCGCGGTAATTCGGTTGGCGGTTGGCCTGCGCCGCAAAACACCGGCCACCCAAACCGATTTGAAACCCGTGTTGCCGGGGCGGACGGCGAACAAATCTATGACTGGATTGAATATATACTGGCCGATGGTTGCGGACTAGCGATTGCGCGTAATGTCACAAATTTACTGACACCTGAGACGCCGCCGCCAGGCAATATTATGGTCACCGACACCCCCATGGACACGGGCCAAGCACAAGCCGAAACCCATCATGAACCCGCAACCCAAGCCCCGCTTGCGGCACAAATGGCTGCCCAAACCGATAACCAAGCCTTGGACACCCACGACCCAATGCCGCAAGGTGATTGGGATACTGATATTGACTACCGAACGCCCACCCACGCACCGACGCCCGAAACTGCTGAGCACGCTGCGCCTGCGGACACGGCGCCAATGGAAGCACCCGCGTCGGAAAACATGACCCTAGGCGTGCATGCCGAAGACACATCTGTGTCATCACATGACCCAAAAGACAGCGGCCAAGACAGTCAATCCTACAATCCCCAAGAGACTGCACAACATTCGACGCTGGATGCAGGTGAGCCCGGTGCACATGCGGACATTCAATCCGAAACGCCGCCCGCAGCTGCGCAAGCAGCCGCGACTGAACCCCAAACTGACCCCGCCCCTCAGCCCCCTGTAAGGGATCATGAACGGCGCGCTTTACCGATTGAAAATGGTGATTCCGTTTTGGGTAATAATTGGCGTGACGCCGTTATCGCGAAAGCGGTTGGCAGTGCCATGCCGCGCCCAGACGTCCAAGGTGATGAAGAGGCCGCCCCCGCTAATCCAGAAAATCAGCCACAAGCCGCCCCAGCCGCACCATCGAGTGATAAGAAATCTAAATCCGAGTTACGTATATTGCTGGCCGAAGACAATGCCATAAATGCTCTATTGA from Fretibacter rubidus encodes:
- a CDS encoding thioesterase family protein — translated: MTATMNATMLDSYFGEAVQWECDDLGHLNMRHYMTKVHQARQFFFIRLGLPHAFEASADSSVRTREFTVRYLKESRPGARLKIRTAITTLDDVSANLVHIMTHYDGTISAVITETVEHIYLRTGDAFTWPARVRDAAPQFATPLPASAMTRGIPDAPITSKSAKVLRGGGAETIGAGVFQPSEVDQFQSVTPQSLLGRITESVGNFEALWPEIHESFNSGGTISGALLEIKGRIHRWPTVGHACEIYSAVQDANPYTRLAAHHIVDPVSGQSWASFFASGCVFDLESRKLVKTPEARIKALKSIALPELAA
- a CDS encoding alpha/beta fold hydrolase, which produces MIKAIPSTRREYALPPSVGGGGTLSALHFGRVSNPLKLVFIHANGFNAQSYATILEPLGVHAVALDMRGHGFSTLPTTPDNLPNWHVFRDDLLYFCDHYVKAPVVMAGHSFGAVSLILAAKDLGPKCAGYVGFDPVIMPPLLGRLSRLKPTRNFMRKNLPIAARAGRRRDVFDSAEAAFDNYHGRGVFKHMTDDVLRDYLTGGLLPHEGGVQLACAPLWEQAIFCAQGHDTFRAIKSLPEKRQIIFAGKNSPSTESVQAKVRRIVGAQNIHSDDSLDHLFPLHNPMLATDALRAMLQRVALST
- the pheT gene encoding phenylalanine--tRNA ligase subunit beta, with translation MKFTLSWLKEHLKTDATIDAVVVAMTLAGLEVEGVHNPAEELAAFTIAKVKTAVKHPDADKLKVCTVDTVDGEMQIVCGAPNARAGMTVAYAPMGAYIPGADFSLDKKPRKIRGVESSGMMCSSRELNLGDDHDGIMDLDDSFAMGTPLAEALGVNDPVIDFEVTPNRPDWLGVHGIARDLAAVGLGQLITPAIKPVTGAFPCPVSVEIDAPQACPTFVGRVVRGVKNGPSPKWLQDKLKAIGLRPISTLVDITNYMSYDRDRPLHVYDVAKLSGTIRARMGGNESFTALDDKDYIIGTEDCAIADDSGVLGLGGIMGGVSTGCDDCTTDVFIECAYFDPLTIRKTAKRLGINSDAKYRFERGVDTGFLIDGMEMATQLILDLCGGEASDITVAGDVPAAPEPIMFEPELVTRLTGLELSDDRMDAILTQLGFGVKRQGDVWSVSVPTWRRDAVEGADLVEDIARIHGFHNLEALSLPPLPGRREPTATLLQNRTRLARRALAGRGLSEAITWSFVLQDHAKVFGGGDEALLLDNPISSDLDCMRPSALIHLLLAAQRNADKGYPGASLFELGPVYRGLNPDDQALALAGLRRVDDERHWRGMRIVDALTVKGDATAALSAMGASVDNLQLSKPLGPYWHPGRSGRLQMGPKNILADFGELHPRALKALGIDGRVVAFEVWPENLPAPRKKSASKSKAALALSDLMPVHRDFAFIVKDEVAAGDILKAAKGADKALITDVSLFDIYQGQGVDDGHKSLAIDVTLTPKDATLTDKDIEVVSAKIIAQVGKAGGVLRG
- a CDS encoding endonuclease domain-containing protein; translated protein: MLRTQLISTARRLRRDATPAEVKLWAALRDFKPVGFHFRRQVPMGDYIVDFACHSAKVVIEVDGEHHALEPQKSKDVQRDHWLTEQGYRVVRYWNDDIMTNLDNLMDALLHTLDTGHTS
- the pheS gene encoding phenylalanine--tRNA ligase subunit alpha, whose protein sequence is MSELDTVKDKFAAQIEAASELRALDDIRVSALGKKGEISAMMAGLGKMSIEEKKVMGPALNGLKRDIAALIEARKTVLEDAALDAALASETMDMSLPVGRAAGTLHPVQQVMEEMAVIFSDMGFSVAEGPDIEDDFHNFTALNFPPGHPARDMHDTFFMKPDADGEQKVLRTHTSPVQIRTMLSEKPPIRIIAPGRTYRCDSDQTHTPMFHQVEGLVIDKGIHMGHLKGVLMDFVSAFFETDVDVQFRPHHFPFTEPSAEMDVRYERDGAAIKIGTGESWMEILGCGMVHPNVLRACNLDPDEYQGFAFGMGVDRLAMLKYGMPDLRDMFAGDTRWLSHYGFDPLLQANMATGLS
- a CDS encoding YccF domain-containing protein, whose amino-acid sequence is MRTIANIFWVILGGWLSALLWILAAILMAISIIGIPWARACVDIAKFSFWPFGSRLVPRAQVTDRNDMGTGGLGLIGNIIWFILGGWYLALSHLVMGLAWCITIIGIPFGVAHFRLSRQALAPIGMMVVPREVAARH
- a CDS encoding YifB family Mg chelatase-like AAA ATPase; amino-acid sequence: MVARITTVAFEGAEARKVDVQVQILPGKSNFAIVGLADKAVSEARERVRSAFAAVGLQLPFKRLVINLAPADLPKEGAHYDLPIALGVMAAIGAVPADAIADFVAIGELALDGTISPVPGALPAAVCASASNLGLICPEPNGAEAAWAGDLPLLAPHNLIQLINHFKGTQVLSRPKPGEMLEDASLLDMRDVRGQETAKRALEVTAAGGHNMLMVGPPGSGKSMLAARLPGLLPPLEARELLDVSMVHSVAGLLDKGALSRARPYRTPHHSASMAAMVGGGNKAKPGEASLAHCGVLFLDELPEFTAQVLDSLRQPLETGEISVARVNAHVRYPARFQLIAAMNPCRCGTAGADGVACRRGERCAVDYQARISGPFMDRIDIQIDVPAVTPADLALPPSTEGTADIAARVARARSAQLARNGGVTNASLRTDQLDHVAEPDREGRALLTQAAETLGLTARGYHRVLRVARTLADLSGSEHIHRLHIAESLSLRRARRGLNSGTSSRMGSKTSNRSPYSR
- a CDS encoding response regulator, producing MSPDEIFAAHMWPWPDPLLKRDGMGRIIFVNAAFLQMYGGRVEDWRGNSVGGWPAPQNTGHPNRFETRVAGADGEQIYDWIEYILADGCGLAIARNVTNLLTPETPPPGNIMVTDTPMDTGQAQAETHHEPATQAPLAAQMAAQTDNQALDTHDPMPQGDWDTDIDYRTPTHAPTPETAEHAAPADTAPMEAPASENMTLGVHAEDTSVSSHDPKDSGQDSQSYNPQETAQHSTLDAGEPGAHADIQSETPPAAAQAAATEPQTDPAPQPPVRDHERRALPIENGDSVLGNNWRDAVIAKAVGSAMPRPDVQGDEEAAPANPENQPQAAPAAPSSDKKSKSELRILLAEDNAINALLTRTLLEAEGCSVDVVEDGALAVDAVQNAQYDLIFMDMRMPNMDGLESTRKIRALTNVPSNMPIIALTANAFDDDRNACFDSGMNDFMTKPVSAEELSQMVDTWALNTPDQRMAS